A single genomic interval of Piliocolobus tephrosceles isolate RC106 chromosome 7, ASM277652v3, whole genome shotgun sequence harbors:
- the FGF17 gene encoding fibroblast growth factor 17 isoform X2, protein MGAARLLPNLTLCLQLLILCCQTQYVRDQGAMTDQLSRRQIREYQLYSRTSGKHVQVTGRRISATAEDGNKFAKLIVETDTFGSRVRIKGAESEKYICMNKRGKLIGKPSGKSKDCVFTEIVLENNYTAFQNARHEGWFMAFTRQGRPRQASRSRQNQREAHFIKRLYQGQLPFPNHAEKQKQFEFVGSAPTRRTKRTRRPQPLT, encoded by the exons ATGGGAGCCGCCCGCCTGCTGCCCAACCTCACTCT GTGCTTACAGCTGCTGATTCTCTGCTGTCAAACTCAG TACGTGAGGGACCAGGGCGCCATGACCGACCAGCTGAGCAGGCGGCAGATCCGCGAGTACCAGCTCTACAGCCGGACCAGTGGCAAGCACGTGCAGGTCACCGGGCGTCGCATCTCCGCCACTGCTGAGGACGGCAACAAGTTTG CCAAGCTCATAGTGGAGACGGACACATTTGGCAGCCGGGTTCGCATCAAAGGGGCTGAGAGCGAGAAGTACATCTGTATGAACAAGAGGGGCAAGCTCATCGGGAAG CCCAGCGGGAAGAGCAAAGACTGCGTGTTCACGGAGATCGTGCTGGAGAACAACTACACGGCCTTCCAGAACGCCCGGCACGAGGGCTGGTTCATGGCCTTCACGAGGCAGGGGCGGCCCCGCCAGGCTTCCCGCAGCCGCCAGAACCAGCGCGAGGCCCACTTCATCAAGCGCCTCTACCAGGGCCAGCTGCCCTTCCCTAACCACGCCGAGAAGCAGAAGCAGTTCGAGTTTGTGGGCTCCGCCCCCACCCGCCGGACCAAGCGCACGCGGCGGCCCCAGCCCCTCACGTAG
- the FGF17 gene encoding fibroblast growth factor 17 isoform X1, whose protein sequence is MGAARLLPNLTLCLQLLILCCQTQGENHPSPNFNQYVRDQGAMTDQLSRRQIREYQLYSRTSGKHVQVTGRRISATAEDGNKFAKLIVETDTFGSRVRIKGAESEKYICMNKRGKLIGKPSGKSKDCVFTEIVLENNYTAFQNARHEGWFMAFTRQGRPRQASRSRQNQREAHFIKRLYQGQLPFPNHAEKQKQFEFVGSAPTRRTKRTRRPQPLT, encoded by the exons ATGGGAGCCGCCCGCCTGCTGCCCAACCTCACTCT GTGCTTACAGCTGCTGATTCTCTGCTGTCAAACTCAG GGGGAGAATCACCCGTCTCCTAATTTTAACCAGTACGTGAGGGACCAGGGCGCCATGACCGACCAGCTGAGCAGGCGGCAGATCCGCGAGTACCAGCTCTACAGCCGGACCAGTGGCAAGCACGTGCAGGTCACCGGGCGTCGCATCTCCGCCACTGCTGAGGACGGCAACAAGTTTG CCAAGCTCATAGTGGAGACGGACACATTTGGCAGCCGGGTTCGCATCAAAGGGGCTGAGAGCGAGAAGTACATCTGTATGAACAAGAGGGGCAAGCTCATCGGGAAG CCCAGCGGGAAGAGCAAAGACTGCGTGTTCACGGAGATCGTGCTGGAGAACAACTACACGGCCTTCCAGAACGCCCGGCACGAGGGCTGGTTCATGGCCTTCACGAGGCAGGGGCGGCCCCGCCAGGCTTCCCGCAGCCGCCAGAACCAGCGCGAGGCCCACTTCATCAAGCGCCTCTACCAGGGCCAGCTGCCCTTCCCTAACCACGCCGAGAAGCAGAAGCAGTTCGAGTTTGTGGGCTCCGCCCCCACCCGCCGGACCAAGCGCACGCGGCGGCCCCAGCCCCTCACGTAG